A genomic region of bacterium contains the following coding sequences:
- a CDS encoding sigma 54-interacting transcriptional regulator, translating into MSKGRIYIVEDEAIIAMDLRDRLQAQDWEVVGLAFAAEQALPEIAALQPDLVLMDIILAGGMDGIEAAGLIAARHGIPTIYITANADPATLQRAKLTEPLNYVIKPIDEKELQINLEMALYRHAAEKKIRASERWLQRLLSSMAEGVIAVDLAGHITYINSVAESLTGYAGGELTGQPLAALLRWQEHPGREARPVSAREMLQGDLAESGLFSVRARDGGSIAVDETISPLLDDQGKMVGMVLTLRSQGEHHPVEGSSDATGETYAAVVENALEGIAIVRELNCLYANPAFSRMTGFSVAEINGRPLAAFFLPEYRERIEQLSSMRAAGFKTPRHYEARLLSREGRIVDVDISAASIPYQGGMAEMIVLRQQRPPEPVSEPAAAQKALPLRGMALVSLEGYLTFGDPAFRAIWGFASDAGLLGAPLSGLWLESREGEVFWRALQKKGRWKGELAARLGDETSRLLRVSARLLRNAAGQPLAYLLICSDSGAMRQLRASLKTEHRMGDLICFSPRMRTVSEEIRIAAAADAPILIQGEGGSGKALIAETIHRLSRRAAAPLLSLDCTALSERALAAELFGLNPAQAADGMPPNSVLQRARGGTLMLENFTAMALHMQQRLTRLLQEGFYEPEGGHVPLRAEVRIIATTPMEPRLEMTAGRLRQDLFFQLSSMVIRVPALRERREDLKALIAWYVPRLAEQLGVAAVEVTAAAQYALRNYSWPGNVEELRNALQHALLRCQGQPIGVEHLPSTVAAAYSLGMTGTRRVGRARKLSQDAVRLAMQQAHENKARAAEILGVSRATLYRYLEEGE; encoded by the coding sequence ATGTCCAAAGGCAGAATCTATATTGTTGAAGATGAGGCGATCATCGCCATGGATCTGCGCGACCGTCTACAGGCCCAGGATTGGGAGGTTGTCGGTCTCGCCTTTGCAGCCGAACAGGCGCTCCCCGAGATCGCCGCGCTGCAGCCTGATCTGGTGTTGATGGACATCATTCTCGCTGGCGGCATGGACGGCATTGAAGCCGCCGGTTTGATTGCTGCGCGTCATGGTATTCCCACCATTTACATTACCGCCAATGCCGATCCGGCCACTCTACAGCGAGCCAAGCTGACCGAGCCCCTCAATTATGTGATCAAGCCTATCGACGAGAAGGAGTTGCAGATCAATCTCGAGATGGCGCTCTACCGTCATGCCGCCGAGAAAAAAATCCGCGCCAGCGAGCGCTGGCTGCAGCGGCTGCTCTCGAGCATGGCGGAAGGGGTGATCGCCGTCGATCTGGCGGGCCATATCACCTACATCAATTCGGTCGCCGAGTCGCTTACCGGCTATGCAGGTGGCGAGCTGACCGGTCAACCCCTGGCGGCCTTGCTGCGCTGGCAGGAGCATCCCGGCCGGGAGGCGCGTCCGGTGAGCGCGCGGGAGATGCTGCAAGGTGATTTGGCCGAGAGCGGCCTGTTTTCTGTCCGGGCACGCGATGGGGGATCCATAGCGGTGGATGAGACCATTTCGCCCCTACTCGATGACCAGGGCAAGATGGTGGGGATGGTCCTGACCCTGCGGTCGCAGGGCGAGCACCATCCCGTGGAGGGGAGCAGTGATGCGACGGGTGAAACCTATGCCGCAGTGGTCGAGAATGCCCTCGAGGGTATTGCCATTGTCCGCGAGCTGAACTGCCTGTATGCCAACCCCGCGTTCTCGCGCATGACCGGATTCAGTGTGGCGGAGATCAACGGCCGTCCCCTGGCCGCTTTTTTTCTGCCCGAATATCGCGAACGCATCGAACAGCTTTCCAGCATGCGTGCTGCGGGCTTCAAGACCCCGCGGCACTATGAAGCGCGGCTGCTGTCGCGTGAAGGCCGCATTGTCGATGTCGATATCTCCGCAGCATCCATTCCGTATCAGGGCGGCATGGCGGAGATGATCGTCTTGCGCCAGCAGCGCCCGCCCGAGCCGGTGTCGGAGCCAGCCGCCGCCCAAAAAGCCCTTCCGCTGCGGGGCATGGCCCTGGTCAGCCTCGAGGGGTATCTGACCTTTGGCGACCCGGCCTTCCGGGCGATCTGGGGATTTGCCAGCGATGCCGGCCTGCTCGGTGCGCCCCTTTCCGGGCTCTGGCTGGAGAGCCGTGAGGGGGAGGTGTTTTGGCGTGCGCTGCAGAAGAAGGGACGTTGGAAGGGGGAGTTGGCGGCCCGGCTGGGTGACGAAACGAGCCGGTTGTTGCGTGTCAGCGCCCGACTGCTGCGCAATGCCGCGGGTCAGCCACTGGCCTACCTTCTGATCTGTTCGGACAGCGGAGCGATGCGGCAGCTGAGGGCGAGCCTCAAGACGGAGCACCGGATGGGTGATCTGATCTGTTTCAGTCCGCGCATGCGAACGGTTTCCGAAGAGATCCGGATAGCGGCTGCGGCGGACGCGCCGATTCTCATCCAGGGTGAAGGCGGCAGCGGCAAAGCCCTGATCGCCGAGACCATTCACCGGCTCAGCCGCCGCGCGGCTGCGCCTCTGTTGTCGCTCGACTGCACCGCACTCTCAGAGCGCGCCCTGGCAGCCGAACTCTTCGGCTTGAATCCCGCGCAGGCCGCAGACGGCATGCCCCCGAACAGCGTGCTGCAGCGCGCACGGGGTGGCACCTTGATGCTGGAAAATTTTACGGCTATGGCGCTCCATATGCAGCAGCGTCTCACCCGCCTCTTGCAGGAAGGGTTCTACGAACCGGAGGGCGGCCACGTTCCGCTGCGCGCGGAGGTTCGGATTATCGCCACGACTCCCATGGAACCGCGGCTCGAGATGACCGCCGGCAGGCTTCGGCAAGACCTCTTTTTCCAGCTCAGCAGCATGGTGATCCGGGTGCCAGCCTTGCGCGAGCGTCGCGAAGACCTCAAAGCACTGATCGCCTGGTATGTGCCGCGCCTGGCCGAGCAGCTCGGTGTCGCGGCTGTTGAGGTCACGGCGGCGGCGCAGTATGCGCTGCGCAACTACAGCTGGCCGGGAAATGTCGAGGAACTGCGCAATGCCCTGCAGCATGCCCTGCTACGCTGCCAGGGGCAGCCGATCGGGGTTGAGCATCTGCCGTCCACTGTGGCGGCGGCCTACTCGCTCGGTATGACCGGCACGCGGCGGGTTGGCCGGGCGCGAAAGTTGAGCCAGGATGCTGTGCGCCTGGCGATGCAGCAAGCGCATGAAAACAAGGCCAGAGCGGCGGAGATCCTCGGGGTCTCTCGCGCCACGCTCTACCGGTATCTGGAAGAGGGGGAGTGA
- a CDS encoding outer membrane lipoprotein-sorting protein encodes MKNLSLPVTLLLLAAPGLRAEEAGAILARVDRNLSARTRVVESTMTIHGRRGSRTLTAKSYAEGTRKAFTEYLSPAADEGTKMLKLSGQMWIYSPASDRILIISGHLLRQSVMGSDLSYEDLMDDRKLEEIYTGRVTGEEEIAGRPAWVLELTAKVTDAAYPRQKLWIDRERDVPLRQELYAKSGKQLKEVTFTEVQRVAGRWYPMKMLYKDLFKQGQGTEVIIHKIAFDQVIPDWIFSKAALKR; translated from the coding sequence ATGAAAAACCTGTCCCTCCCAGTCACCCTTCTGCTACTCGCTGCACCGGGCCTACGCGCCGAGGAGGCCGGGGCGATCCTCGCCCGGGTCGACCGGAACCTCTCCGCCCGCACCCGGGTGGTCGAGTCCACCATGACCATCCATGGGCGCCGCGGCAGCCGGACCCTCACTGCAAAAAGCTATGCGGAGGGCACCCGCAAGGCTTTTACCGAATATCTCTCGCCAGCCGCGGATGAGGGGACCAAAATGCTCAAACTCTCCGGTCAAATGTGGATCTACTCGCCTGCCAGCGACCGCATCCTGATAATCTCCGGGCACCTCCTGCGGCAATCGGTGATGGGCAGCGACCTCTCTTATGAGGATTTAATGGATGACCGCAAACTGGAGGAGATCTATACGGGGCGGGTCACAGGCGAGGAAGAGATCGCCGGCCGTCCAGCCTGGGTACTGGAACTCACCGCCAAGGTGACGGATGCGGCCTATCCTCGGCAGAAGCTCTGGATCGACAGGGAACGGGATGTTCCGCTGCGGCAGGAATTATACGCCAAGAGCGGCAAGCAGCTCAAAGAGGTTACCTTCACAGAGGTGCAGCGGGTGGCAGGACGATGGTATCCGATGAAAATGCTGTACAAGGATCTATTCAAGCAGGGACAGGGGACGGAAGTGATCATCCACAAGATCGCTTTCGATCAGGTCATCCCCGACTGGATTTTTAGCAAGGCGGCGTTGAAGCGCTGA
- a CDS encoding ABC transporter permease: MIRFLLKGILQDRHRSLLPLIVISIGVALTVLGHAWVTGVMGESIDMSAHFSTGHLKVMTRAYASEQAQLPIDLALTGAGALLDTLRQEMPGVDWAPRIRFSGLIDFPDSAGATRAQGPAMGYAIDLLHPGSLEPARFNLPAALLSGRMPVRSDEALLTHDFAVKFGIQPGDRFTFFGSTMEGSMAFHNFTVAGTVRFGTEALDHGAFIIDLAAGRQTLGMQDAAGEILGFFHDGDYTQHRADALAKTFNIRHSVATDDFSPLMITMREQEGMARLLDYTRLVALILIILFVTAMSVVLWNTGLIGGLRRYGEFGVRLALGEDKNHLYQTLIAEALLIGLLGSVSGTFIGLGLAWYLQKVGLDIGYAVKTSTLMMPSVVRTRITTVDFWIGFIPGLLSMTLGNALSGLGIYRRSTAQLFTELDT, encoded by the coding sequence GTGATCCGTTTTCTCCTCAAGGGCATCCTTCAGGACCGACACCGCAGCCTGTTGCCCCTGATCGTCATCAGCATCGGTGTCGCGTTAACCGTTCTGGGACATGCCTGGGTCACCGGCGTGATGGGGGAGTCAATCGATATGAGCGCCCATTTCAGCACCGGCCACCTCAAGGTGATGACGCGCGCCTATGCCAGCGAGCAGGCACAGTTGCCCATCGATCTCGCCCTCACCGGCGCCGGCGCGCTGCTCGATACTCTGCGGCAGGAGATGCCGGGCGTCGACTGGGCTCCGCGCATCCGCTTCAGCGGCCTGATCGATTTTCCGGACTCCGCCGGAGCCACCCGCGCCCAGGGACCGGCAATGGGCTATGCCATCGATCTGCTCCATCCCGGCTCACTAGAGCCGGCACGCTTCAACTTGCCCGCCGCTCTGCTCAGCGGACGAATGCCCGTCCGCTCCGATGAAGCCTTGTTGACTCACGATTTTGCGGTGAAATTCGGCATCCAGCCCGGTGACCGCTTCACCTTCTTCGGCAGCACCATGGAGGGCAGCATGGCCTTTCACAACTTCACTGTCGCCGGTACCGTACGCTTCGGCACCGAGGCGCTCGACCACGGGGCGTTCATCATCGACCTGGCGGCCGGCCGTCAGACCCTGGGCATGCAGGATGCGGCCGGCGAAATCCTCGGTTTCTTTCATGACGGCGACTACACCCAGCATCGCGCGGACGCCCTGGCGAAAACCTTCAACATCCGGCATTCGGTGGCAACGGATGATTTTTCACCGCTGATGATCACCATGCGCGAGCAGGAGGGCATGGCCCGGCTTCTCGATTACACCCGCCTCGTCGCCTTGATCCTCATCATCCTGTTCGTGACGGCCATGTCGGTGGTGCTCTGGAACACCGGCCTCATCGGCGGTTTGCGTCGCTATGGCGAATTCGGCGTGCGCCTTGCGCTCGGTGAGGACAAAAACCATCTCTATCAAACCTTGATCGCCGAGGCGCTGCTCATCGGGCTCCTGGGCTCGGTATCCGGTACCTTCATCGGTCTCGGCCTGGCCTGGTATCTGCAGAAGGTGGGACTCGACATCGGCTACGCGGTCAAGACCTCAACCTTGATGATGCCCTCCGTCGTGCGCACAAGGATCACGACGGTCGACTTTTGGATCGGCTTCATCCCCGGTCTGCTATCAATGACACTGGGCAATGCGCTCTCCGGTCTGGGCATCTATCGACGCAGCACAGCACAGCTGTTCACGGAGCTGGATACATGA
- a CDS encoding FtsX-like permease family protein, with the protein MLAIKLAFKNLLGAGLRTWLTAAVLSIAFVVMVFYNGLLDGWNLQARKDTQAWEIGGGQYWHPRYDRFDPFSLEEAHAPLSPQIQQRAAAGTLTPVLITQAVAFPGGRMVNLQLKGIAAGQKILALPTACFLSDSAEIPALVGRRMAAALKVQPGDGLLVRWRDRNGVFDARELTIVQIFSANVPSIDNSQIWVPLDRLQSLTGLADEATLLIASSSQNAPPLAGWVWKPPDLLLKEYEEVIQAKKAGSSILYGLLLAIALLAIFDTQVLAIFRRQREIGTFMALGMTRGQIIRLFTIEGSAHSLLALFLATLYGLPLLRWLGHHGISMPEVADATGMTISATLIPVYSFGLLASSIALVVLSAAIVSYLPARRITRMKPTDALKGKAL; encoded by the coding sequence ATGCTCGCCATTAAACTGGCCTTTAAAAACCTCCTCGGAGCCGGTCTGCGCACCTGGCTGACTGCCGCGGTCCTCTCCATCGCCTTCGTTGTTATGGTCTTTTACAACGGTCTGCTCGACGGCTGGAATTTGCAGGCACGCAAGGACACTCAGGCTTGGGAGATCGGAGGCGGCCAATATTGGCATCCGCGCTATGACCGCTTCGATCCCTTCTCCCTCGAGGAGGCCCATGCCCCCCTTTCGCCACAGATACAGCAGCGTGCCGCGGCTGGAACGCTCACTCCGGTGCTCATCACTCAAGCGGTCGCCTTCCCCGGCGGACGCATGGTTAATTTGCAGCTCAAGGGCATCGCCGCTGGCCAGAAGATCCTCGCACTGCCGACCGCTTGCTTCCTCAGCGATTCCGCCGAAATCCCAGCCCTGGTTGGCCGGCGCATGGCCGCTGCACTGAAAGTGCAGCCCGGAGACGGCCTGCTCGTACGCTGGCGCGACCGAAACGGGGTTTTCGATGCCCGCGAGCTCACCATTGTACAAATCTTTTCCGCCAATGTCCCCAGTATTGACAACAGTCAAATCTGGGTGCCGCTGGACCGGTTGCAGTCCCTGACCGGGCTGGCGGACGAGGCCACCCTGCTGATCGCTTCCAGCAGCCAGAATGCCCCCCCCTTGGCCGGCTGGGTATGGAAACCGCCCGACCTTCTGCTCAAGGAGTACGAGGAGGTGATCCAGGCCAAAAAAGCCGGCTCGAGCATCCTTTACGGCTTGCTGCTGGCCATCGCCCTCCTGGCCATTTTCGACACTCAGGTTCTGGCGATCTTCCGGCGTCAGCGCGAAATCGGCACCTTCATGGCCCTGGGGATGACGCGCGGCCAGATCATCCGCCTCTTCACCATCGAGGGGAGCGCCCACAGCCTACTCGCCCTGTTCCTAGCCACCCTGTATGGGCTGCCGCTGCTGCGCTGGCTGGGTCACCACGGCATCTCGATGCCTGAAGTCGCCGACGCCACGGGCATGACCATCTCCGCCACCCTGATCCCAGTCTACAGCTTTGGCCTGCTCGCCTCCTCCATTGCTCTCGTCGTCCTGTCGGCCGCGATTGTCAGTTATCTGCCCGCCCGCCGGATCACCCGGATGAAGCCGACGGACGCATTGAAAGGAAAAGCCTTGTGA